The following proteins come from a genomic window of Eriocheir sinensis breed Jianghai 21 unplaced genomic scaffold, ASM2467909v1 Scaffold257, whole genome shotgun sequence:
- the LOC126991285 gene encoding uncharacterized protein LOC126991285 isoform X12 has translation MKARLPLLLVFIESSLLAAGNSFKPYWNPHCPAQITISGDEEWKNVTTREYNWYDWSTALYVHPDPGFKGIRLVVAGDGRLSDAWLTLDATCFPGDAQWWRLWVGVLNSGSINGHGLQFTVWAGDCALGCRRTGYFPDYRAVTVEAHGPSRWRSQYPNRPCTLKGYTRQSLSWINCTYIPITTTTTTTTTPTTTITTPTTTITTTTITIIVVSAMIGVGVLVVLVVVMWRFRQRRISKEDVRMRFQGETEVVENSLYETVENIRGTEVVENSLYETLDNTRRTEVVENSLYETLDNTRRTEVVENSLYEPFENVRKPR, from the exons atgAAGGCCAGGCTGCCCTTACTCTTGGTGTTTATTGAATCATCGTTGCTTGCGGCCGGAAATTCCTTCAAACCCTACTGGAACCCACACTGCCCTGCCCAAATTACCATCTCgggggatgaggaatggaagaacgTTACCACCAGGGAATATAACTGGTACGATTGGAGCACCGCCTTATACGTGCACCCCGATCCAGGTTTCAAAGGCATCAGGCTCGTGGTGGCGGGCGATGGCAGGCTGAGTGACGCCTGGCTCACGCTGGACGCCACTTGCTTCCCTGGGGACGCacagtggtggaggttgtgggtagGTGTGTTGAACTCTGGCAGCATCAATGGCCACGGTCTTCAGTTTACAGTATGGGCTGGTGATTGTGCTCTTGGGTGCCGCAGAACAGGCTACTTCCCTGATTACCGGGCTGTTACTGTTGAggctcacgggccctcaaggtggagatcACAGTACCCGAATCGACCATGCACTCTAAAAGGATACACAAGACAAAGCCTCTCATGGATAAACTGCACctacatccccatcaccaccaccaccaccaccaccaccacccctacaaccaccatcaccacccctacaaccaccatcaccacaaccaccatcaccatcatcgttgtgtcggcaatgataggtgttggtgttcttgttgttcttgtggtggtgatgtggcgtTTCCGGCAGCGAAGGATATCCAAAgaag ATGTGAGGATGCGATTCCAAGGcgagaccgaggtggtcgagaacagcctgtacgaaaCCGTGGAGAACATTCgtgggaccgaggtggtcgagaacagcctgtacgagaccttggacaacacccgcaggaccgag gtggtcgagaacagcctgtacgagaccttggacaacacccgcaggaccgag gtggtcgagaacagcctgtacgagccctttgaaAACGTGAGGAAGCCgcggtga
- the LOC126991285 gene encoding uncharacterized protein LOC126991285 isoform X4, protein MKARLPLLLVFIESSLLAAGNSFKPYWNPHCPAQITISGDEEWKNVTTREYNWYDWSTALYVHPDPGFKGIRLVVAGDGRLSDAWLTLDATCFPGDAQWWRLWVGVLNSGSINGHGLQFTVWAGDCALGCRRTGYFPDYRAVTVEAHGPSRWRSQYPNRPCTLKGYTRQSLSWINCTYIPITTTTTTTTTPTTTITTPTTTITTTTITIIVVSAMIGVGVLVVLVVVMWRFRQRRISKEDVRMRFQGETEVVENSLYETVENIRGTEVVENSLYETLDNTRRTEVVENSLYEPLDNTRRTEVVENSLYETLDNTRRTEVVENSLYEPLDNTRRTEVVENSLYEPFENVRKPR, encoded by the exons atgAAGGCCAGGCTGCCCTTACTCTTGGTGTTTATTGAATCATCGTTGCTTGCGGCCGGAAATTCCTTCAAACCCTACTGGAACCCACACTGCCCTGCCCAAATTACCATCTCgggggatgaggaatggaagaacgTTACCACCAGGGAATATAACTGGTACGATTGGAGCACCGCCTTATACGTGCACCCCGATCCAGGTTTCAAAGGCATCAGGCTCGTGGTGGCGGGCGATGGCAGGCTGAGTGACGCCTGGCTCACGCTGGACGCCACTTGCTTCCCTGGGGACGCacagtggtggaggttgtgggtagGTGTGTTGAACTCTGGCAGCATCAATGGCCACGGTCTTCAGTTTACAGTATGGGCTGGTGATTGTGCTCTTGGGTGCCGCAGAACAGGCTACTTCCCTGATTACCGGGCTGTTACTGTTGAggctcacgggccctcaaggtggagatcACAGTACCCGAATCGACCATGCACTCTAAAAGGATACACAAGACAAAGCCTCTCATGGATAAACTGCACctacatccccatcaccaccaccaccaccaccaccaccacccctacaaccaccatcaccacccctacaaccaccatcaccacaaccaccatcaccatcatcgttgtgtcggcaatgataggtgttggtgttcttgttgttcttgtggtggtgatgtggcgtTTCCGGCAGCGAAGGATATCCAAAgaag ATGTGAGGATGCGATTCCAAGGcgagaccgaggtggtcgagaacagcctgtacgaaaCCGTGGAGAACATTCgtgggaccgaggtggtcgagaacagcctgtacgagaccttggacaacacccgcaggaccgaggtggtcgagaacagcctgtacgagcccttggacaacacccgcaggaccgaggtggtcgagaacagcctgtacgagaccttggacaacacccgcaggaccgaggtggtcgagaacagcctgtacgagcccttggacaacacccgcaggaccgag gtggtcgagaacagcctgtacgagccctttgaaAACGTGAGGAAGCCgcggtga
- the LOC126991285 gene encoding uncharacterized protein LOC126991285 isoform X1 — protein MKARLPLLLVFIESSLLAAGNSFKPYWNPHCPAQITISGDEEWKNVTTREYNWYDWSTALYVHPDPGFKGIRLVVAGDGRLSDAWLTLDATCFPGDAQWWRLWVGVLNSGSINGHGLQFTVWAGDCALGCRRTGYFPDYRAVTVEAHGPSRWRSQYPNRPCTLKGYTRQSLSWINCTYIPITTTTTTTTTPTTTITTPTTTITTTTITIIVVSAMIGVGVLVVLVVVMWRFRQRRISKEDVRMRFQGETEVVENSLYETVENIRGTEVVENSLYETLDNTRRTEVVENSLYEPLDNTRRTEVVENSLYETLDNTRRTEVVENSLYEPLDNTRRTEVVENSLYEPLDNTRRTEVVENSLYEPFENVRKPR, from the exons atgAAGGCCAGGCTGCCCTTACTCTTGGTGTTTATTGAATCATCGTTGCTTGCGGCCGGAAATTCCTTCAAACCCTACTGGAACCCACACTGCCCTGCCCAAATTACCATCTCgggggatgaggaatggaagaacgTTACCACCAGGGAATATAACTGGTACGATTGGAGCACCGCCTTATACGTGCACCCCGATCCAGGTTTCAAAGGCATCAGGCTCGTGGTGGCGGGCGATGGCAGGCTGAGTGACGCCTGGCTCACGCTGGACGCCACTTGCTTCCCTGGGGACGCacagtggtggaggttgtgggtagGTGTGTTGAACTCTGGCAGCATCAATGGCCACGGTCTTCAGTTTACAGTATGGGCTGGTGATTGTGCTCTTGGGTGCCGCAGAACAGGCTACTTCCCTGATTACCGGGCTGTTACTGTTGAggctcacgggccctcaaggtggagatcACAGTACCCGAATCGACCATGCACTCTAAAAGGATACACAAGACAAAGCCTCTCATGGATAAACTGCACctacatccccatcaccaccaccaccaccaccaccaccacccctacaaccaccatcaccacccctacaaccaccatcaccacaaccaccatcaccatcatcgttgtgtcggcaatgataggtgttggtgttcttgttgttcttgtggtggtgatgtggcgtTTCCGGCAGCGAAGGATATCCAAAgaag ATGTGAGGATGCGATTCCAAGGcgagaccgaggtggtcgagaacagcctgtacgaaaCCGTGGAGAACATTCgtgggaccgaggtggtcgagaacagcctgtacgagaccttggacaacacccgcaggaccgaggtggtcgagaacagcctgtacgagcccttggacaacacccgcaggaccgaggtggtcgagaacagcctgtacgagaccttggacaacacccgcaggaccgaggtggtcgagaacagcctgtacgagcccttggacaacacccgcaggaccgaggtggtcgagaacagcctgtacgagcccttggacaacacccgcaggaccgaggtggtcgagaacagcctgtacgagccctttgaaAACGTGAGGAAGCCgcggtga
- the LOC126991285 gene encoding uncharacterized protein LOC126991285 isoform X13 gives MKARLPLLLVFIESSLLAAGNSFKPYWNPHCPAQITISGDEEWKNVTTREYNWYDWSTALYVHPDPGFKGIRLVVAGDGRLSDAWLTLDATCFPGDAQWWRLWVGVLNSGSINGHGLQFTVWAGDCALGCRRTGYFPDYRAVTVEAHGPSRWRSQYPNRPCTLKGYTRQSLSWINCTYIPITTTTTTTTTPTTTITTPTTTITTTTITIIVVSAMIGVGVLVVLVVVMWRFRQRRISKEDVRMRFQGETEVVENSLYETVENIRGTEVVENSLYETLDNTRRTEVVENSLYEPFENVRKPR, from the exons atgAAGGCCAGGCTGCCCTTACTCTTGGTGTTTATTGAATCATCGTTGCTTGCGGCCGGAAATTCCTTCAAACCCTACTGGAACCCACACTGCCCTGCCCAAATTACCATCTCgggggatgaggaatggaagaacgTTACCACCAGGGAATATAACTGGTACGATTGGAGCACCGCCTTATACGTGCACCCCGATCCAGGTTTCAAAGGCATCAGGCTCGTGGTGGCGGGCGATGGCAGGCTGAGTGACGCCTGGCTCACGCTGGACGCCACTTGCTTCCCTGGGGACGCacagtggtggaggttgtgggtagGTGTGTTGAACTCTGGCAGCATCAATGGCCACGGTCTTCAGTTTACAGTATGGGCTGGTGATTGTGCTCTTGGGTGCCGCAGAACAGGCTACTTCCCTGATTACCGGGCTGTTACTGTTGAggctcacgggccctcaaggtggagatcACAGTACCCGAATCGACCATGCACTCTAAAAGGATACACAAGACAAAGCCTCTCATGGATAAACTGCACctacatccccatcaccaccaccaccaccaccaccaccacccctacaaccaccatcaccacccctacaaccaccatcaccacaaccaccatcaccatcatcgttgtgtcggcaatgataggtgttggtgttcttgttgttcttgtggtggtgatgtggcgtTTCCGGCAGCGAAGGATATCCAAAgaag ATGTGAGGATGCGATTCCAAGGcgagaccgaggtggtcgagaacagcctgtacgaaaCCGTGGAGAACATTCgtgggaccgaggtggtcgagaacagcctgtacgagaccttggacaacacccgcaggaccgag gtggtcgagaacagcctgtacgagccctttgaaAACGTGAGGAAGCCgcggtga